In bacterium, a single window of DNA contains:
- a CDS encoding DUF6067 family protein: MRRVAFLALLLTIVITQTAFASGNFQVWVSDPLVNIMQDTAKPSITPTQINVTAARNEYESAQVVVTPSSDITALTASVSSISGPANPKPTVSLNFVGYVPVEHGTPYTPSENLVATAPTSFPDPLLESTSVSVTAPNNQPIWLTVRIPLNAKPGTYTGTVTVIGDGTSISVPLMINVASAILPDKRTFKCTNWLSYDPIADYYNTSLWSTKYWTLVSAYAQCMAKHRMNVHLTRINKLIVGHQDDGGNLTFDFTRFDKWVQTFLDAGALDIIEGGHLSGRKSWEGTDYYVWYPDIYDTGGSNVRPHNIIATSDQARQFFSVYLPAVQQHLIDKGWIDMYIQHVGDEPLSQSAASYRNVAAIVRQYAPQLKIVDAVETTDLVGAIDIWVPQPQDYAANSTFYEQRKAAGDEVWIYTCLTPKGLYMNRFVDYPLIDTRLLHWANYKYKLPGYLHWGFNAWHGDPFTNIEMNYGSTTTAFDPPGDTHIAYKATNGPMSSIRLEALRDGIEDYELLKLLEKTNPTRAQLICDSVVTSWTSYTRDPATFRAARAQLLSSLTENAVDVTQVKSLPAGSSVFLTNGVITGDLRPPSGSLDLFYVEKDDRTSGIGILSPGSASYTAGQRADIFGKTSILDGAELVIEPDAVSVCSGTAIGALAMTNKASGGSGFGDQPGVYDDASLPAPISSLGASSIGKLVRTWGEVTGSGETFLGTVFWINDGSDLKDGFTTSQGNASSGLGVLMPPGLLYIPSGFVTVTGILRAVPNPSGLPVRLLVPRNNSSDISN, translated from the coding sequence ATGCGTAGAGTTGCATTCTTGGCATTATTATTGACCATAGTCATAACACAGACTGCTTTCGCGAGCGGTAATTTCCAAGTCTGGGTCTCCGACCCGCTCGTCAACATTATGCAGGACACCGCAAAACCGTCCATCACACCAACCCAGATCAACGTGACCGCGGCGCGAAATGAATACGAAAGCGCGCAGGTCGTGGTTACGCCATCATCCGACATAACTGCACTCACTGCGAGCGTAAGCTCAATATCCGGTCCGGCAAACCCGAAGCCGACGGTATCGTTGAACTTCGTGGGATATGTGCCGGTGGAGCATGGCACGCCATACACGCCGTCAGAAAACCTGGTCGCCACTGCCCCGACCAGCTTTCCCGATCCGCTGCTGGAATCGACTTCTGTCTCAGTGACAGCACCCAACAATCAGCCGATCTGGCTGACTGTACGCATTCCACTTAACGCCAAACCGGGAACGTATACAGGCACTGTGACAGTCATCGGCGACGGCACGTCGATATCCGTCCCATTGATGATAAACGTAGCCTCGGCAATTCTGCCCGACAAACGCACGTTCAAATGCACAAATTGGCTCAGTTATGACCCAATTGCGGATTATTACAATACGTCTCTGTGGAGCACGAAATATTGGACTCTTGTATCGGCGTATGCTCAGTGTATGGCAAAACACCGAATGAATGTGCATCTTACGCGGATAAACAAACTCATTGTGGGTCACCAGGACGACGGTGGCAACCTCACATTCGACTTCACGCGGTTCGACAAATGGGTTCAGACATTTCTGGATGCGGGCGCGCTCGATATTATCGAGGGTGGGCACCTCTCCGGCAGAAAGAGTTGGGAGGGAACGGACTATTATGTATGGTATCCCGACATATACGACACAGGCGGCAGCAATGTCAGACCACACAATATAATCGCCACTTCCGACCAGGCCAGGCAATTTTTCTCCGTATATCTGCCCGCAGTCCAGCAGCACCTTATCGACAAGGGCTGGATCGACATGTATATCCAGCACGTGGGAGACGAACCGCTTTCGCAGAGCGCGGCAAGCTATAGGAACGTGGCAGCAATAGTCCGCCAATATGCTCCACAGCTCAAGATAGTGGATGCGGTCGAGACCACTGATCTTGTCGGCGCAATCGACATATGGGTCCCCCAGCCCCAGGACTACGCCGCCAATTCGACTTTTTATGAACAGAGAAAAGCCGCGGGCGATGAGGTTTGGATATACACATGTCTGACGCCCAAGGGTCTGTATATGAACCGGTTCGTCGATTACCCACTGATCGACACCCGGCTTCTGCACTGGGCAAACTATAAATACAAACTTCCCGGTTATCTGCACTGGGGGTTCAACGCATGGCACGGTGACCCGTTCACCAACATTGAGATGAATTATGGCTCTACCACAACCGCATTCGATCCGCCGGGTGATACTCATATAGCCTATAAGGCCACCAACGGCCCTATGAGTTCCATTAGGCTTGAAGCGCTGAGAGATGGGATCGAGGACTATGAATTGCTCAAGCTCCTGGAAAAGACGAACCCGACCAGGGCGCAGTTGATTTGCGACTCCGTGGTTACATCCTGGACAAGTTACACGCGCGACCCGGCGACATTCCGTGCGGCGAGGGCACAGCTATTGTCTTCACTGACTGAAAATGCAGTCGATGTCACGCAGGTCAAGTCACTTCCCGCAGGCAGCAGTGTGTTTCTGACGAATGGAGTGATCACAGGCGATCTCAGACCTCCATCCGGCAGCCTGGACTTGTTCTATGTAGAAAAAGACGACCGCACGTCAGGCATAGGCATATTATCACCGGGCAGCGCGTCATATACGGCAGGTCAGCGTGCGGATATATTCGGAAAAACAAGCATTCTGGACGGTGCCGAGCTTGTTATCGAGCCGGATGCGGTGTCTGTATGTTCCGGCACAGCCATTGGCGCCCTGGCAATGACCAATAAAGCATCAGGGGGTTCCGGTTTCGGCGATCAACCCGGTGTATATGACGATGCATCCCTGCCTGCGCCGATAAGTTCACTCGGCGCATCTTCCATAGGCAAACTGGTCAGGACCTGGGGCGAGGTTACAGGCTCCGGCGAAACGTTTCTGGGCACTGTGTTTTGGATAAACGACGGCTCCGACCTCAAGGACGGCTTCACGACTTCCCAGGGCAATGCATCCTCAGGGCTTGGAGTGCTGATGCCTCCCGGCCTGCTGTATATACCCTCCGGCTTTGTGACAGTGACCGGTATACTCCGCGCTGTCCCAAACCCATCGGGGCTGCCTGTAAGGCTGCTTGTTCCGCGTAACAACAGCAGTGATATCTCAAATTAA
- a CDS encoding multidrug effflux MFS transporter — protein sequence MPITENTTIDRRPPEEEYVDLNEVVKEPHIEQKPSGGVGTMCFLGLLAACIPLSTDMYLPALPVMARNLHASTQIISLTLTLFFACFSITSLLWGPLSDKYGRKSTLYTGLSIFAVSTILCSFCANAQQLIICRVLQAVGGASTPAISTALAKDMFHGRKREKCLVIIQSMLLVGPMVAPVFGALILKFTSWRGIFWVVSMLGVAAIVWSSFIREPAIVRHKGSIFTTFCQLGIVLKNPGFTSLLVPFSLVLMPMFAYISASSFIYIKEFRVSEFGYSYFFTLNAICQVLGPILFLHLSRHMHNKAIINVCFGLMTVSGLSICLLGHLCPWAFLLSIIPASFASGIIRPPSTNLMLEQEHNAVGSASSLINFALGMAGSIGMLIVSCCQRSLIMPLGIVHLGAGLICGGCWLYVSDKPFIRHTPHTHKAASGIDEFGNN from the coding sequence TTGCCCATAACCGAGAACACCACAATTGACCGTAGGCCGCCAGAGGAAGAATATGTTGATTTAAACGAAGTAGTCAAGGAGCCACACATAGAACAGAAGCCGTCTGGCGGTGTAGGTACCATGTGTTTTCTCGGGCTATTGGCAGCATGCATTCCGTTATCCACGGACATGTATCTTCCAGCTTTGCCTGTAATGGCAAGAAATCTCCATGCTAGTACACAGATTATCAGTCTTACACTGACTCTGTTTTTTGCCTGCTTCAGCATTACTTCATTGCTTTGGGGTCCACTGAGCGATAAATACGGGCGCAAATCCACGCTCTACACAGGCCTATCAATATTTGCCGTGTCGACCATACTGTGTTCATTCTGCGCCAATGCGCAGCAGCTGATCATTTGCAGGGTCTTGCAGGCTGTTGGAGGTGCATCGACACCTGCAATTTCAACCGCGCTCGCCAAAGACATGTTTCACGGCAGAAAAAGAGAAAAATGCTTGGTAATAATACAATCGATGCTGCTTGTAGGCCCAATGGTGGCACCTGTATTTGGAGCGTTAATTTTGAAGTTTACTTCCTGGCGCGGCATATTCTGGGTCGTGTCTATGTTGGGCGTGGCGGCGATAGTATGGAGTTCATTTATAAGGGAGCCTGCTATTGTACGTCATAAGGGCAGCATCTTCACTACGTTTTGCCAGTTGGGTATAGTGCTGAAGAACCCCGGTTTTACTTCGCTCCTCGTGCCGTTCTCGCTTGTACTGATGCCGATGTTTGCTTACATCTCAGCATCGTCTTTTATCTACATAAAGGAGTTCAGAGTCAGTGAGTTCGGTTACAGCTACTTCTTTACTCTCAATGCAATATGCCAAGTATTGGGACCAATACTGTTTCTGCACCTGTCAAGGCACATGCACAATAAGGCGATTATCAATGTGTGCTTTGGGCTGATGACTGTAAGTGGCCTGTCAATTTGCTTACTTGGTCATCTATGTCCTTGGGCATTTCTTCTTTCTATCATACCTGCGTCCTTCGCCAGTGGCATCATACGTCCACCCAGTACGAACCTGATGCTGGAGCAGGAGCATAACGCTGTGGGTTCGGCATCATCACTGATAAACTTTGCGCTGGGTATGGCTGGTAGTATAGGTATGCTCATTGTTTCCTGTTGCCAGCGATCACTGATAATGCCTTTAGGGATTGTCCATCTCGGTGCAGGTCTGATATGTGGTGGTTGCTGGCTTTATGTATCGGATAAGCCATTTATCAGACATACACCGCATACACACAAAGCTGCCAGTGGTATCGATGAATTTGGGAATAACTAA
- a CDS encoding TetR family transcriptional regulator yields MNDTHSNDKTSIDTKARLIDAATELFAKQGYDGTSTREIAAQADCNISLINHYFGGKQGLLQAIVSGCFDVEEQELRALLASGPTASGLVARFIDFFFDLFYQHTYVMRIIQREIANMENPTADYARDRISANLEMIAELIQRDQGLRPSEVSPRALANMIVGMVSFCLLDKNELNSRASVRGAKDFIKSCFLIVK; encoded by the coding sequence ATGAACGACACGCATTCAAATGATAAGACTTCAATCGATACGAAAGCCAGACTCATTGACGCCGCCACGGAGTTGTTTGCCAAGCAAGGGTATGATGGCACAAGCACTCGTGAAATAGCTGCACAGGCAGACTGCAATATATCACTTATCAACCACTATTTTGGTGGTAAGCAGGGTCTCTTGCAGGCTATCGTATCAGGCTGTTTTGATGTCGAAGAGCAAGAGTTGCGCGCTCTTCTCGCATCCGGTCCAACTGCATCCGGACTGGTAGCTCGTTTCATAGATTTCTTTTTTGATTTGTTCTATCAGCACACATATGTGATGCGTATAATCCAGCGAGAGATAGCCAACATGGAAAATCCGACAGCTGATTATGCTCGAGATCGGATTAGTGCAAATCTAGAGATGATTGCTGAGTTAATACAGCGTGACCAGGGTTTACGCCCTTCCGAAGTCTCACCCCGCGCCTTGGCAAACATGATAGTCGGCATGGTCTCGTTTTGCCTTTTGGATAAGAATGAGTTGAATAGTCGTGCCTCAGTCCGGGGTGCAAAGGACTTCATTAAGTCGTGTTTTCTGATAGTGAAATAG
- a CDS encoding inositol monophosphatase, with translation MKDLALGAGEIIRDKFHAVKKWRTKADLGDIVTEVDIASEKFVIDRIREQYPNDRILSEESGVVGEGDSGRVWIIDPLDGTRNYMTGIPFFCVSIAVTADGKPEMGVIYDPIHDEMYFANHGGGAYLNGERIHVSAQESLEDSLVSVSWVRRKVDREMFVDYIEQISRDTSYFRRLGSAALVLAYIAAGRLHAYMQGGLNPWDVAAGILIVEEAGGVVSDFHGDPLDLCNPDIEILTANPTLHKLLLDNVISRR, from the coding sequence ATGAAAGACCTCGCGCTGGGCGCGGGTGAGATTATAAGAGACAAATTTCATGCAGTCAAAAAATGGCGTACAAAAGCAGACCTTGGAGATATAGTTACTGAGGTAGATATAGCCTCTGAAAAATTCGTAATAGACCGCATCCGCGAACAATACCCCAATGACCGCATCCTATCGGAGGAGAGCGGGGTGGTCGGTGAGGGTGACAGTGGCAGGGTATGGATAATCGACCCGCTCGACGGCACTCGAAACTATATGACCGGCATTCCCTTCTTCTGTGTTTCGATTGCAGTTACTGCTGACGGCAAGCCCGAAATGGGTGTCATCTACGACCCGATTCACGATGAAATGTATTTTGCCAATCACGGCGGCGGAGCCTATTTGAATGGTGAGAGGATTCATGTATCCGCACAGGAGTCTCTGGAGGACAGTCTGGTCTCGGTGAGCTGGGTAAGGCGCAAAGTGGACCGTGAGATGTTTGTCGATTATATCGAGCAGATCAGCCGCGACACGTCCTATTTCAGGCGATTAGGTTCAGCAGCTCTGGTGCTGGCGTATATTGCTGCCGGAAGGCTTCATGCCTATATGCAGGGCGGCCTGAATCCGTGGGATGTAGCCGCGGGCATATTGATAGTCGAGGAGGCTGGGGGAGTAGTGTCGGACTTCCATGGCGACCCGCTAGACCTTTGCAACCCCGATATTGAAATTCTTACCGCCAACCCAACTCTGCACAAACTCCTGTTGGACAATGTGATTTCGAGACGCTGA
- a CDS encoding LysM peptidoglycan-binding domain-containing protein: MGHITSMVLDAAEIWAYECLLPDDWSVLQVASRIAELAKLPSVGSDNYPISYGLVQLRGSAIDPQSRLTDLDLPDHPVFRIVPDITAAQETMDFAFDENNVLERDPVQHSDVKILNQRLITEDVRLDLKVDVRIDAAVHRQIEDFASKDRHTECAGLLLGTVTDEEHERAIHIKAVLPAYDAKGSRTSVKIDLQAWDQILLDRDKCYGDLDVLGWFHTHAGWGVFMSDADVFIHRHFFRHPNMVAYVLDPTMGKDGFFYWHDGTIGLCPNYGLVGAASAVRRQSKGKRRVGHTLRNIIIGIIMAAALCMAAIRLPISNKIISGVNPSHEAYVVQQKPHVKPMEIKTQAYTLQRGDTLWSVCRKFYGNAKFAYSLAEYNKIDEMKSLQVGREIIIPPKGELEAR; encoded by the coding sequence ATGGGACATATAACCTCAATGGTCTTAGACGCCGCCGAGATTTGGGCATATGAGTGCTTGCTGCCGGATGACTGGTCGGTCCTGCAGGTGGCAAGCCGCATTGCCGAGTTGGCCAAGTTACCGAGCGTGGGTTCGGACAATTATCCAATCAGCTACGGCTTAGTGCAGTTACGCGGCAGTGCAATCGACCCTCAATCAAGACTAACCGACCTCGATCTTCCAGATCACCCCGTTTTCAGGATTGTCCCGGATATCACAGCGGCACAGGAGACCATGGATTTCGCGTTTGACGAAAACAATGTTCTCGAACGTGATCCTGTGCAGCATTCCGATGTGAAAATCTTGAACCAGAGACTGATCACCGAGGATGTTCGGCTCGACCTTAAGGTGGATGTGCGTATTGACGCAGCGGTTCACAGGCAGATTGAGGATTTTGCGAGCAAGGACAGGCACACTGAGTGTGCGGGTCTGCTGCTCGGGACCGTCACCGACGAAGAACATGAACGCGCCATACACATCAAGGCGGTGCTGCCGGCTTATGATGCAAAAGGGAGCCGGACCAGCGTAAAGATTGACCTGCAAGCGTGGGATCAGATACTACTGGATCGCGATAAGTGCTATGGCGACCTGGATGTATTGGGTTGGTTCCATACACATGCAGGCTGGGGAGTGTTCATGTCCGATGCGGATGTGTTCATTCACAGGCATTTCTTCAGACACCCGAATATGGTGGCATATGTGCTCGACCCGACTATGGGCAAGGATGGTTTTTTCTATTGGCATGACGGCACAATAGGCCTTTGTCCGAACTATGGTCTGGTGGGAGCTGCCAGTGCGGTCAGGCGGCAGAGTAAGGGCAAGCGCAGGGTGGGTCACACGCTGCGCAATATCATAATCGGTATAATAATGGCGGCGGCGCTGTGTATGGCAGCCATACGTTTGCCGATATCGAACAAAATAATATCGGGTGTGAATCCGAGTCATGAAGCTTATGTCGTGCAGCAAAAGCCTCATGTCAAGCCGATGGAGATCAAGACACAGGCATATACTCTGCAAAGGGGCGATACGCTATGGAGCGTATGCAGAAAATTCTATGGTAATGCGAAGTTCGCATATTCTCTGGCGGAGTATAATAAGATTGATGAAATGAAAAGCTTGCAAGTAGGGCGAGAAATAATAATACCGCCAAAGGGAGAATTGGAAGCAAGATAG